CGGGCGCGCGTCGATCACACCGAGGCTTGGGTAGTCGCGGTTGATCTTCTCCGGGTCGAGGGTGAGCGTGACGTAGGCGGCGTGGTCGTAGACCTCGCTGTGCTCGGCGATCGCCGTGAAGAACGGGACGGCCGCGTCGGTGCTGTCCGGCTCGAAAACGACGTTGTCGCCCCAGTAGAGGCCGTGCAGGGCGCGGTCGAGATCGGCGACCCCGGTGCTGGCGACGGGATAGTGCGCGCTGTCTTGATCCGTCATCTGGCCCTATGAAGCATTGCTGTCGAAAATCGGGATTCTCTTCACGATCGCTCTAGCCTGCGACCGACCAAGTTCGGAAAGGAGCGATTTCATCATGGACACCATCATCGTCGCACTCGACGGGGCCGAGTCGGAGCGGGCACTGCCCGCCGCCCAGGAGCTCGCGACCCAGTTCATGTCGCGCATCGTCGTGGTGCACGTCAACCAGCTCGTCCCCGGCGCCCGCGGCGGCCGCTTCTCGGTGCATGCCGACGAGGACCTGCGCGTCGCCCGGCTGCACGAGGTTGTTGCGAAGCTGCGCGCGGACGGGTTCGAGGCCGACCTCGAGCTGGCCGCGACCTCGCTTGGCCATCCCGCGTCGATCATCGCCCGCAAGGCGAAGGAGCACCGCGCCGGCGCGATCGTCATCGCGACTCGCGGCCACAACCCGGTCATGGGCGTGCTCACCTCGAGCGTGACGCAGCGGCTGCTGCACGACGCGCCGTGCCCGGTCATGGTCATCACCCCGTCGACGACGCGCGAGACGTTCCACGCCGTCCGTCGGCCCGAGCCGGTTGCAGCCTGACGGCTCGCTGAAGTAGTCGAATGCTGCAGCAAGGACACGTTCAGCGAGTACTCGGACGTCGAAGAGGGTCGCGCGGGCTGGGTGGGGCCCGGGCGACCCTCGTCCCGTCCCTGCCCTACCTCGTCCCGCTGGCCGCGGCCGTCGCCGCGTCGCTGGCGGGCTTCGAGTCCACCTCCGTCTTCGCCGCCGTGG
The nucleotide sequence above comes from Gaiellales bacterium. Encoded proteins:
- a CDS encoding universal stress protein; the protein is MDTIIVALDGAESERALPAAQELATQFMSRIVVVHVNQLVPGARGGRFSVHADEDLRVARLHEVVAKLRADGFEADLELAATSLGHPASIIARKAKEHRAGAIVIATRGHNPVMGVLTSSVTQRLLHDAPCPVMVITPSTTRETFHAVRRPEPVAA